The following coding sequences lie in one Niabella agricola genomic window:
- a CDS encoding DUF5606 family protein yields MEYNKLVAVSGLSGLFELISSKNDGAIVRSLNDKTTKFASSRIHQFSHLESIEIYTIRDNVNLVDVFNAMQADGTALPDVKDDKAIKAYFQKVYPDMDFDRVYISDMKKIVKWFDLLQKNNIEIKLTEAPEETTEETPVVEETPAPAAKKATAKTQEAEEAPVKKAPAKKAAAKKAAKKKED; encoded by the coding sequence ATGGAGTATAATAAGTTAGTTGCAGTTAGTGGATTATCGGGCTTATTTGAGCTGATTAGCAGTAAAAACGACGGGGCCATTGTTCGCTCCCTGAACGACAAAACAACCAAATTTGCATCTTCCCGCATTCATCAGTTTTCACATCTCGAAAGCATAGAAATTTATACAATCAGGGATAATGTAAACCTGGTGGATGTGTTTAATGCCATGCAAGCTGACGGTACTGCTTTACCGGATGTAAAAGATGATAAGGCCATCAAAGCGTATTTTCAAAAAGTATACCCCGACATGGATTTTGACCGGGTATATATCTCCGACATGAAAAAAATCGTGAAATGGTTTGATCTCCTCCAAAAAAACAATATCGAAATTAAACTAACGGAAGCTCCGGAAGAAACAACCGAAGAAACACCGGTAGTAGAAGAAACCCCTGCACCGGCAGCAAAAAAAGCAACAGCAAAAACCCAGGAAGCTGAGGAAGCTCCGGTAAAAAAGGCACCCGCCAAGAAAGCCGCTGCAAAAAAAGCCGCAAAAAAGAAAGAAGATTAA
- a CDS encoding outer membrane beta-barrel protein translates to MKHIALLFVLVMTGVAMNGQSIKGTLMDPVEGSTVGGATVQLQNAADSSIKASAVSDKEGKFSFNNLSLGAYILKATSIGFETLEKEITLSDTLRDADLGDVYIPKKTTTLEGVVIVASAPAVTQKGDTTQFSASQYKTNPDATVEDLIKKMPGITVDKDGAVTGHGEQVKKVTVDGKDFFGDDASMALKNLPAEVVDKIQLYDRMSDQAQLTGFDDGNTAKAINIVTKSGLRNGQFGRIFAGYGTDNRYYGGGNASFFSGNRRITLLGNFNNINQQNFAQQDVLGVMSSGGRGGGGRGGGGRGGGGFGGGPLNVGQAPGISQTNAFGINFSDQWGKKVSITASYDFRNSTNNNESFTFSPTVTEDKRTLNLSTNNKSTSNNNMHRINMRLEYKIDSNNTIMYIPSWTFQNNSSTSSTYKTAIYESGDSSYISDGSSRSNRSGFSLGNNLMYRHSFRKPGRTFSTFLQANFSKNDGDSYNLTNLQKFENINLPDVRNQYRTNPTNGANYSARINYTEPIGQQGIMELSYSPSVRINKRDQKTYDYDGIDYTLFNPGQSNNFKSTITTHTGSANYRLGKGRDNQFSAGFDVQYSDLRSDRIYPSPVKTSQDFVALLPNLRWSKKIGDYSNLRVYYRANTDFPSVDQLQDVADSSNQTNIVKGNPNLKQSYSHWGSFRYIYANTRKGNSFAANFSYSAAQNYITSDVVNNKGITNTTYINLNGYQNFNSFLVYAFPIKYIKSNFSITGSYNYSNTPSKYNNVVGKVARNTLGSGVSLSSNISQYVDFTLRYDLNYTQTASTLENAASGQNYIQQSPSLALNLLSKNGWFINTNLSYEGFHFTNNDAKGTYYTLWNAAAGKKFLAKKQAELKLSVFDILKQNNSFSQSLNDYNLVQTTTTKVLRQYFMLTFTYSLRSFGKGKAPAREEGGEHRREWQGGPPGMMRGSGRPGGPMF, encoded by the coding sequence ATGAAGCATATTGCATTATTATTCGTACTTGTGATGACCGGAGTTGCTATGAACGGACAATCTATAAAAGGCACTTTGATGGATCCTGTTGAGGGTTCCACGGTGGGCGGCGCTACCGTTCAACTGCAAAATGCTGCCGACTCCAGTATAAAGGCATCGGCAGTTTCAGACAAGGAGGGGAAATTCAGCTTCAACAATCTTAGCCTGGGTGCATATATTTTAAAAGCCACCTCTATCGGATTTGAAACCCTTGAAAAAGAAATCACCCTTTCAGATACGCTGCGGGATGCAGATCTGGGGGATGTATATATTCCCAAAAAAACCACTACCCTGGAAGGGGTGGTGATCGTAGCTTCTGCGCCAGCCGTAACCCAAAAGGGGGATACCACCCAGTTCAGCGCCAGCCAATACAAAACCAACCCCGATGCCACGGTGGAAGACCTGATTAAGAAAATGCCGGGTATAACGGTAGATAAGGACGGTGCGGTGACCGGTCATGGTGAACAGGTAAAAAAGGTAACAGTTGACGGCAAGGACTTTTTTGGGGATGACGCTTCTATGGCATTAAAAAACCTGCCCGCCGAAGTTGTAGATAAAATACAGCTATATGACCGGATGAGCGACCAGGCCCAGCTAACCGGGTTCGATGATGGGAACACGGCAAAAGCCATCAATATTGTAACAAAATCTGGCCTAAGAAACGGTCAGTTCGGGCGCATATTTGCCGGCTATGGAACCGATAACCGCTATTATGGCGGGGGTAATGCCAGTTTTTTCAGCGGCAACAGGCGCATAACACTCCTCGGCAATTTTAATAATATCAATCAGCAAAACTTTGCCCAACAGGATGTGCTGGGAGTTATGAGTAGCGGCGGCCGTGGTGGTGGCGGACGCGGCGGCGGCGGTCGTGGTGGTGGCGGTTTTGGTGGCGGACCACTGAATGTGGGTCAGGCCCCGGGTATTAGCCAAACCAATGCGTTTGGAATCAATTTTTCTGATCAATGGGGCAAAAAAGTATCCATTACTGCGTCTTACGATTTCAGGAACAGCACCAACAATAACGAATCGTTTACATTTTCGCCCACCGTTACTGAGGACAAGCGCACGCTTAACCTTTCTACAAACAACAAGTCTACTTCCAACAACAATATGCACCGGATCAATATGCGCTTGGAGTACAAGATCGACTCCAATAACACGATAATGTATATTCCCAGCTGGACGTTTCAGAACAATAGCAGCACGTCGAGTACTTACAAAACTGCTATCTATGAAAGTGGAGACAGCTCCTACATTTCCGACGGAAGCAGCCGGTCTAACAGAAGCGGATTCTCCCTGGGAAATAACTTAATGTATCGCCACAGTTTTAGAAAACCAGGGCGTACTTTTTCCACATTCCTGCAAGCTAATTTTTCTAAAAATGATGGGGATAGTTATAACCTGACCAACCTCCAAAAATTTGAGAACATTAATTTGCCGGATGTCCGGAATCAATACAGGACAAACCCTACAAATGGCGCTAATTACTCAGCCCGGATTAACTATACAGAACCTATAGGTCAGCAGGGAATAATGGAGCTGAGCTATTCGCCGAGCGTACGTATCAATAAAAGGGATCAGAAAACCTACGATTATGATGGGATCGATTACACACTTTTTAACCCTGGACAATCCAACAATTTTAAAAGCACTATCACCACTCATACAGGAAGCGCAAATTATCGATTAGGAAAGGGACGGGATAACCAGTTTTCTGCAGGGTTTGATGTTCAGTATTCCGACCTCAGAAGCGACCGGATCTATCCCTCTCCGGTTAAAACCAGCCAGGATTTTGTGGCGCTTCTACCCAATCTCCGGTGGTCGAAAAAGATCGGAGACTACAGCAATCTCCGGGTATATTACCGGGCCAATACAGATTTCCCTAGTGTAGACCAGTTACAGGATGTAGCGGATAGTTCAAACCAGACCAATATTGTCAAAGGTAACCCTAACCTTAAGCAATCCTATAGCCATTGGGGATCATTTCGCTACATTTATGCCAATACCCGCAAAGGCAACAGTTTTGCAGCCAATTTTTCGTATTCCGCTGCGCAAAACTACATTACCAGCGATGTGGTTAACAACAAAGGAATTACGAACACTACTTACATCAACCTGAACGGATACCAGAACTTCAATAGCTTTTTGGTTTATGCCTTCCCTATTAAATATATCAAGTCCAACTTTAGCATTACCGGGAGCTATAATTATAGCAACACGCCCAGCAAGTACAACAACGTAGTGGGTAAAGTTGCCAGGAATACATTGGGAAGCGGCGTATCATTGAGCAGTAACATCAGCCAGTATGTAGACTTTACGCTCCGCTACGATTTAAACTATACGCAAACGGCGAGTACTCTGGAAAATGCCGCCAGCGGGCAAAATTATATACAGCAAAGTCCCAGCTTGGCGCTGAACCTGTTGTCAAAAAACGGATGGTTTATCAATACCAACCTCTCCTATGAGGGCTTTCATTTTACCAATAACGATGCTAAAGGAACTTATTACACATTATGGAATGCCGCTGCCGGAAAAAAATTCCTTGCTAAAAAACAAGCAGAATTAAAATTATCTGTATTTGATATTTTAAAACAGAACAATAGTTTCAGCCAGTCACTTAATGATTATAACCTCGTACAAACCACTACCACAAAAGTATTGCGCCAGTACTTTATGCTCACGTTTACCTACAGCCTGCGCAGTTTTGGCAAGGGGAAAGCACCGGCCCGTGAAGAGGGTGGCGAACACAGAAGAGAATGGCAGGGAGGCCCTCCCGGTATGATGCGCGGCAGCGGACGGCCCGGCGGCCCAATGTTTTAA
- a CDS encoding RNA polymerase sigma factor translates to MAGRPSRYDARQRTARRPNVLTGTIRFFCNIAELTGITLLNEEILVQELKQGNEAAFKQVVDNYQNMVYNTCLAIVKSEEDAEDISQDVFVQVFQSIHSFKGESKLSTWIYRIATTKSLDFERKKKRKKRFGFVRSIFGDDSQVVVNPPDFQHPGIVLDKKENASILFKAIDQLPENQRIAFILNKVEGLSYQEVSEVLETSVSSIESLLHRAKNNLRKILEKDYKPRG, encoded by the coding sequence ATGGCAGGGAGGCCCTCCCGGTATGATGCGCGGCAGCGGACGGCCCGGCGGCCCAATGTTTTAACCGGTACTATCCGTTTTTTTTGTAATATCGCCGAATTAACCGGTATTACATTGCTGAACGAAGAAATATTAGTACAGGAATTAAAGCAGGGCAATGAAGCCGCGTTTAAACAGGTGGTTGACAACTACCAGAATATGGTCTACAATACCTGCCTGGCCATTGTAAAAAGCGAGGAGGACGCCGAAGACATCTCCCAGGATGTATTTGTGCAGGTTTTCCAGTCGATCCATTCGTTTAAAGGAGAATCTAAACTATCTACCTGGATCTACCGGATCGCTACCACCAAATCGCTGGACTTTGAACGCAAAAAAAAGCGGAAAAAACGGTTTGGATTTGTGCGCAGCATTTTTGGAGACGACAGCCAGGTGGTGGTGAACCCGCCGGATTTTCAACATCCCGGTATTGTATTGGATAAAAAAGAAAATGCGTCTATTTTATTCAAAGCGATTGATCAACTCCCTGAAAATCAGCGGATTGCGTTTATCCTGAATAAGGTTGAAGGATTAAGCTACCAGGAAGTAAGCGAGGTACTGGAAACTTCGGTATCGTCCATCGAATCTCTGTTGCACCGGGCTAAAAACAATCTTCGAAAAATCCTGGAAAAAGACTATAAACCCCGTGGGTAA
- a CDS encoding Spy/CpxP family protein refolding chaperone, whose translation MILTNKGMNNTERNKTLIFIIALLLITNLALLAYTFIFSKKHSFDKEREGFTAALKKEVGFTDRQLEQFKQLKEKHWASAKTDMEQIRKIKQRLFDLTKQPVVPDSTVALLADSIAVLQKRAEIKAFHHFKATRAICTPEQQLKYDSLMTKIIRQGRNGRPIPVSASNK comes from the coding sequence ATGATTTTAACAAATAAAGGAATGAACAATACGGAACGAAATAAGACCCTTATTTTTATCATCGCCTTGCTTCTGATCACCAATCTGGCATTACTGGCATATACCTTTATCTTTTCCAAAAAGCATTCTTTCGACAAAGAGCGGGAAGGTTTTACCGCTGCCCTGAAAAAAGAAGTAGGATTTACCGATCGCCAGCTTGAACAGTTCAAACAATTAAAAGAAAAACACTGGGCCAGTGCTAAAACAGATATGGAACAGATCCGCAAGATTAAACAACGGCTATTTGATCTTACCAAACAGCCCGTTGTACCTGACAGTACCGTTGCACTGCTGGCCGACTCCATTGCTGTGCTGCAAAAAAGAGCAGAAATAAAAGCCTTTCATCATTTTAAAGCAACCCGTGCCATCTGTACGCCTGAGCAACAGCTCAAATACGATTCACTTATGACAAAGATCATCCGGCAGGGACGAAACGGACGCCCCATTCCCGTAAGTGCTTCCAATAAATAA
- a CDS encoding TolB-like translocation protein gives MKGITTFFLLFFITGLAAQSPKTELRLEWFQEGHILQGVSINKQGDQLVFVKRLRNKEAGAVKAGPPGIENLISIGKDTSRLLDPVIAHYDLRNHHLMLLDYGWAPRFSPNSQRVVYANQQKPLNGARIIAESLKGNGIRIFELQSKKVVNAVTAARGFLMEPVFTDSARIIYKTGDAVNGPYAAGISLHRYNLFTKKTELLYGARIRHRLYDLLGDVYGAGNNYAFTVYSPQDSAPGLANEYSHLLMRGRDTLHNFGIRQYSNLDAKFTLLPGDRLVFLDDNHLMTEDTSFIVTYQAEQVIARKPLDIEFTKAWLSPDGRLMFYINNEQETFILRISDFSKTQLPLLKKQIHSVVWSDDGHQVAVVQDHDTLPNTDKLYLFSVN, from the coding sequence ATGAAAGGAATTACAACGTTCTTCTTACTTTTTTTTATTACCGGTTTGGCTGCACAATCACCAAAAACGGAACTCCGGTTGGAGTGGTTCCAGGAGGGCCATATTCTTCAGGGGGTTTCCATAAATAAACAGGGCGATCAGCTGGTATTTGTAAAACGCCTCCGGAATAAAGAAGCCGGAGCTGTTAAAGCGGGGCCTCCGGGGATAGAAAACCTGATCAGTATCGGGAAGGATACCAGTCGTTTGCTTGACCCGGTGATTGCGCATTATGACCTGAGGAATCATCACCTGATGTTGCTGGATTATGGCTGGGCGCCGCGTTTTTCGCCCAACAGCCAGCGGGTTGTTTACGCTAACCAGCAAAAACCGCTCAATGGTGCAAGGATTATAGCGGAATCGCTGAAAGGAAACGGGATCCGCATTTTTGAATTACAGTCAAAAAAAGTGGTTAACGCGGTTACAGCGGCGCGCGGATTTCTAATGGAACCGGTATTTACAGACTCCGCAAGGATTATTTATAAAACCGGGGATGCTGTAAATGGCCCTTATGCCGCCGGCATTTCGTTACACCGGTACAATCTGTTTACAAAAAAGACTGAGCTGCTGTATGGGGCACGGATCCGGCACCGGCTCTATGATCTGCTGGGGGATGTATACGGAGCCGGTAATAACTACGCATTTACTGTTTACAGCCCGCAGGATTCAGCACCCGGACTTGCCAACGAGTATTCTCATTTGTTAATGCGGGGCCGGGATACGCTGCACAATTTCGGTATCCGGCAGTACAGCAACCTTGACGCTAAATTCACCTTGCTGCCGGGTGATCGGCTGGTTTTCCTGGACGATAATCACCTGATGACGGAGGATACCAGCTTTATCGTTACCTACCAGGCGGAACAGGTAATAGCAAGAAAGCCGTTGGATATTGAATTCACCAAGGCCTGGCTAAGTCCCGACGGCCGGTTGATGTTTTACATCAACAACGAGCAGGAAACATTCATCCTCAGGATTTCCGATTTCTCTAAGACGCAGCTGCCTCTGTTAAAAAAGCAGATTCACTCGGTTGTGTGGTCCGATGACGGTCACCAGGTTGCAGTAGTTCAGGATCACGATACCCTGCCGAATACAGATAAACTCTATCTTTTTTCTGTAAATTAA
- a CDS encoding HAD family hydrolase: MIKLIVTDLDGSLLNDKKELPVGFWEFEQQLIQQNIVLGIASGRPHHNLLALFEPIKDRTYFLSDNGSYVTYQGNELLVEMLDPEGVSAFVQKARTLNKVYPVLCGKDKAYMEDREEALLKQALQYYQHYELVDDLTKVTEPILKVSLCDLVDAETNSYPHFKQYEAAYKVAVAGKRWLDFTAFSANKGVAVQLVQQALGIGYNETMVFGDYLNDLEMMRVAKYSYAMKNAHPGIIDAANFITDFDNNEAGVVRAICNNLVLEPQ; encoded by the coding sequence ATGATTAAACTTATCGTTACCGACCTGGATGGCTCCCTGCTAAATGATAAAAAAGAACTTCCGGTCGGATTTTGGGAATTTGAACAGCAACTGATACAACAGAATATTGTACTGGGTATTGCAAGCGGGCGGCCGCATCACAACCTGCTGGCACTTTTTGAGCCGATAAAGGACCGCACTTATTTTTTATCAGATAATGGCAGCTATGTAACCTACCAGGGAAACGAACTGCTGGTGGAGATGTTGGATCCGGAAGGCGTTTCGGCATTTGTTCAAAAGGCCCGGACTCTGAACAAGGTATACCCCGTACTTTGCGGAAAGGATAAAGCCTATATGGAAGACAGAGAGGAGGCGCTGTTGAAACAGGCGCTGCAATATTACCAGCATTACGAACTGGTGGATGATCTTACAAAGGTTACCGAACCGATCTTAAAAGTATCTTTATGTGACCTGGTTGACGCCGAAACCAACAGTTATCCGCATTTTAAACAATATGAAGCCGCTTACAAAGTAGCAGTGGCTGGAAAGCGATGGCTCGATTTTACTGCTTTTAGTGCTAACAAAGGTGTGGCAGTGCAACTGGTGCAACAGGCATTAGGAATCGGGTATAACGAAACCATGGTTTTTGGAGATTACCTCAATGACCTGGAAATGATGCGGGTAGCTAAGTATAGCTATGCTATGAAAAATGCCCATCCCGGAATTATTGATGCTGCAAACTTTATTACCGATTTTGATAACAACGAGGCAGGGGTGGTGCGCGCCATCTGCAACAACCTGGTATTGGAGCCACAATAA
- the hflX gene encoding GTPase HflX — MLDKKNIIQGTETAVIVGVVTKDQTEQQVVEYLDELAFLAETAGAETKKRFIQKLQHPDSRTFVGKGKLEEIRQYAMAHQISLVIFDDELSGAQINNITTAIGVKTIDRSDLILDIFARRAKTAEAKAQVELAQYQYILPRLRGMWKHLERLGGGIGTRGPGETEIETDRRIVREKISLLRNRLKEIDKQSATQRKNRGEFIRVALVGYTNVGKSTIMNLLSKRDVFAENKLFATLDTTTSKVVFENTPFLLSDTVGFIRKLPHHLIESFKSTLDEVREADILIHVIDISHLQYEDQMAVVNKTLQELKAFDKPMITVFNKMDLYEQQTFDEWLSEDTKKEILQDLYDRWDHETGGNAVFVSATERRNVEGLRSTILNKVKELYQVRYPYKTMFF; from the coding sequence ATGCTTGATAAAAAGAACATCATACAAGGAACAGAAACGGCGGTGATCGTTGGCGTAGTAACAAAGGACCAAACCGAGCAGCAGGTAGTGGAATACCTGGATGAACTCGCATTTCTGGCCGAAACCGCCGGCGCGGAAACAAAGAAACGGTTCATACAAAAATTGCAGCACCCGGATTCCCGCACGTTTGTGGGCAAAGGAAAGTTGGAAGAAATCCGGCAGTATGCAATGGCTCACCAGATAAGCCTGGTTATTTTTGACGACGAGCTTTCGGGTGCACAGATCAATAATATTACAACGGCCATTGGGGTAAAAACCATCGACCGGTCGGACCTGATCCTGGATATTTTTGCACGTCGGGCCAAAACGGCCGAAGCCAAGGCTCAGGTAGAACTGGCGCAGTACCAGTACATTCTGCCTCGTTTGCGCGGGATGTGGAAACACCTGGAGCGCCTGGGTGGCGGTATCGGTACCCGCGGACCGGGGGAAACGGAGATTGAAACGGACCGTCGTATCGTACGTGAAAAAATTTCGTTGCTGCGGAACCGGTTGAAAGAAATCGACAAACAATCTGCTACACAACGCAAGAACAGGGGAGAGTTTATCCGTGTGGCACTGGTGGGTTATACCAATGTGGGGAAAAGCACCATTATGAACCTGCTAAGCAAACGCGATGTATTTGCCGAAAATAAATTATTTGCCACCCTGGATACCACCACCAGCAAAGTGGTTTTTGAAAATACGCCCTTCCTGTTGAGCGATACGGTTGGATTTATCCGGAAGCTGCCACACCACCTTATCGAGAGTTTTAAAAGCACGCTGGATGAAGTGCGCGAAGCCGACATATTGATCCATGTCATCGATATCTCTCACCTTCAGTATGAAGACCAGATGGCGGTGGTGAATAAAACCCTGCAGGAGCTGAAGGCGTTTGATAAGCCCATGATCACAGTGTTTAACAAAATGGATCTGTACGAGCAACAGACCTTTGACGAATGGCTGAGCGAAGACACCAAAAAGGAGATTCTGCAGGACCTGTACGACCGGTGGGATCATGAAACCGGCGGCAATGCCGTATTTGTGTCGGCTACAGAAAGACGGAATGTAGAGGGACTGCGTTCCACGATCCTGAATAAAGTAAAAGAATTGTACCAGGTGCGATATCCGTATAAAACAATGTTTTTTTAA
- a CDS encoding alanine dehydrogenase, whose amino-acid sequence MSKIKTIVSTSFSYETQEETLDIRVKGGGMTIGIPKEIAFQENRVSLTPDAVAVLIANGHSVMVEHNAGDAAHFRDSEYSEAGAKIVYSREDVFKAPILVKSAPVVEEDLPLLQYNQVIISPLHLSTLRREVLHAMMQKKVTALSFENLKDDSDSYPIVRSMSEIAGSAVMLIAAQYLGSANHGKGVLLGGITGIAPTKVVIIGAGIVGEYAARAALALGASVKLFDSNISRLKRLENAIGHRLWTSVLEPKLLAKQLKTCEVAVGALANESGRSPLVVTEEMVSGMRQGSVIIDATIDRGGCFETSEVTSHESPIFIKYGVIHYCVPNIPSGFARTASQAISNVLAPLLVEAGDEGGIERLVWHQLHLRNGIYLFKGYLTNFYLSQRFDLRYTDLNLLIASQR is encoded by the coding sequence ATGAGTAAGATAAAAACCATCGTGAGCACCTCCTTCAGTTATGAAACGCAGGAGGAAACATTGGATATACGTGTAAAAGGTGGAGGTATGACCATTGGCATACCCAAGGAGATTGCTTTCCAGGAGAACCGGGTTTCGTTAACACCGGATGCTGTAGCGGTATTAATTGCCAACGGCCACTCGGTAATGGTAGAACACAATGCCGGAGATGCGGCCCATTTTAGAGATTCGGAATACAGCGAGGCCGGCGCCAAGATCGTTTATTCGAGAGAAGATGTTTTTAAGGCTCCTATCCTTGTAAAAAGCGCACCGGTGGTGGAGGAAGACCTCCCGCTGCTACAATATAACCAGGTCATTATTTCGCCCCTGCACCTTTCTACCCTCCGGCGTGAAGTGCTGCACGCCATGATGCAAAAGAAAGTAACGGCGCTTTCATTTGAAAACCTGAAGGACGACAGCGATTCCTACCCCATTGTACGCAGCATGAGCGAGATCGCCGGCAGTGCCGTGATGCTGATCGCCGCCCAGTACCTGGGTTCGGCCAATCATGGGAAGGGCGTACTACTGGGAGGCATTACCGGTATTGCCCCTACAAAGGTGGTGATCATCGGGGCCGGAATCGTGGGAGAGTATGCGGCGCGGGCAGCACTGGCACTGGGAGCATCTGTTAAGCTATTCGATAGCAATATTTCCCGTTTAAAACGGTTGGAAAATGCCATCGGGCACCGGTTATGGACCTCCGTGCTGGAACCCAAACTGCTGGCCAAACAACTAAAGACCTGTGAGGTGGCCGTGGGCGCGCTGGCCAATGAATCGGGTCGCAGCCCGTTGGTGGTTACGGAGGAAATGGTGAGCGGTATGCGCCAGGGCTCGGTGATCATTGATGCCACCATTGACCGGGGGGGCTGTTTTGAAACCTCGGAGGTGACCTCACATGAAAGCCCGATCTTTATCAAATACGGGGTCATTCATTATTGTGTGCCCAATATTCCATCGGGATTTGCCCGTACCGCTTCCCAGGCCATCAGCAATGTGCTGGCGCCGCTTTTGGTGGAGGCCGGCGATGAAGGCGGCATTGAGCGATTGGTATGGCACCAGCTTCACCTGCGGAACGGTATCTATCTCTTTAAAGGCTACCTTACGAATTTTTATTTAAGTCAGCGGTTTGATCTACGTTATACGGATCTGAACCTGCTCATCGCGAGTCAGCGATAA
- the tsaE gene encoding tRNA (adenosine(37)-N6)-threonylcarbamoyltransferase complex ATPase subunit type 1 TsaE encodes MKKVFALNEIIQVAEWLLQEAHDKKIIAFYGQMGAGKTTLIYTICQLLQVEDVVSSPTFSIINEYRFTDNGQPASVYHMDLYRLQDEEEAVRAGVEDCLYSGHFCFVEWPEKAPELFPEGTLYVSLSVLDGEQREIEILKK; translated from the coding sequence ATGAAAAAAGTATTTGCGCTCAACGAGATCATACAGGTTGCCGAATGGTTGCTGCAGGAGGCCCATGATAAAAAAATCATCGCGTTTTATGGACAAATGGGTGCAGGAAAAACCACCCTGATTTATACGATCTGCCAGTTACTACAGGTTGAAGATGTGGTAAGCAGTCCTACTTTTTCCATCATTAACGAATACCGTTTTACGGATAATGGTCAACCTGCATCTGTGTATCATATGGACCTGTACCGGTTGCAGGATGAGGAGGAAGCCGTTCGGGCGGGGGTGGAAGATTGCCTCTACAGCGGCCATTTTTGTTTTGTAGAATGGCCGGAAAAAGCTCCGGAGCTTTTTCCGGAGGGGACCTTGTACGTATCGTTGAGCGTGCTCGACGGTGAACAGCGGGAAATAGAAATCCTAAAAAAATAA